CATATTGTACTTGAAAATAGCATTTTCATTTCCTGTGAGAAACTGCGAGGTCTGTGAATATTCACCCTGGTAGCTTTCTGTATTTGTTATTACATCTGAATTATATTTATCCGTAATTGTAAGGAGTGAAGGCGAATGAAGAGCAAGTCCTAAACGGAAATATTCAACAGGTTTGTAAATAACACCACCTCTGAAAACAATCCCTGCTCCGTTTTGAGAAAAATTCTCGGTAAAGGTGGCATAATCGAATTTATTATTGGGGTTGGCTGTTGCATCCGCTTCATCAAAAATGGATTTGCGTTCATAGTTGGTAAATACAACACCTATTGAGCCGCCAGCATAAATCTTATCATTCCAGTTGGCCGCAAGAGCCATTGTAAGTTCTGTCAAACCTCCTTTGTTGATTAATTCCTGTCTTTGTAAAAGACCAGTTCCAATTGGTGAACGGGTCTGAAACTGGTAATTGCCGGATGTGCCACCTGCAATCGTATCGATCCAGTAAGTGTTAAAAGCGAGACTGGCGCCGTACTCATAATTAGTGGCTACGACGTTTGCGTCTTTTACACCATCGTTTTGTATCTGTTCGAGGAATTTTTGTGAGTAAGAGCTTTGGTTGTTTTGCCCGAAGTATAAAACATTTGAACCAAAATTTGCAGTGCGATTAACGGCCAGGCTGAATACAGAGGAGCGTTGTCCTTTTTTGTTACTATTACCTGATCCAAAAACAACACCGCTGGTTCCCATTCCAAAGGAATTCTTCTTTTGTTTTTCTTCTGTTCTTCCCATGAATGTTGACTTTGTATTTCCGAAATTATATCCAGGGGTAATAACAAGGTCCCCTGTTTTATAAAAGCCCAAACCAGCCGGGTTTACATAGTTGGCAGAAATATCACCCCCCAAACTTCCCATAGCACCGCCTACGGCTTGCTGCCGGGCTGTGCCACTCTGAATACTCCATGAATAGCGAAGGGCATCAGCAGGTTCCTGTGCCATGGCACCGGTCGCTGATGCAATAAAAGCTGTTATGAAAAATCTTTTCATATAAAGAGTTTATTATAGTTCATTGAAAATTGTTCTGATGGCTCAGTAGTATTGATGTAGTACAAGAGTGCGACGCAACCGAAGTTTGATCAGGGTACTTCTGCCGGTTACATAACTATGATCGTTAAAACCATAGTGAGTAACCGGTTGCTGCACCGCACTCTTATTAATATTTTAAAACTTCCTCACCGGAGCAGAGCCGCCGCCACCGCCGCTACTTCCAGAGGAAGACGGTGATGATGAACTGCTGCTTGATGTTCTTGGTGAGGAACTACTATTATTACTGCTTCCTGAAGAAGAAGAGTTGCTGCCACCACTGAAAATATCTCTCAACACACCTCCACGAGAACTACTGTTGTTATTGTTATAGCTGCTGGTGCCGGTATTTATTTTGGGATTGCCCGCTGCCGTTCTTACACCTGAACCTGAAGTTGTATAACCCTTATTACTAAGCAGGTTATTGTTATTATTGTAAGTATTCAGATTAAATGTTCTTGGTCTGCTGGAAGCATAATTTGATTTCGGATTAACGACTACATAATTCTGAGAATAGGGATTGTAGTAATTATTCCAGTAAGTATTCGGACTCCATGGATTTCCCCAGTATGAACTATTATAATAGCTGTAACGGTAACGATCGAAATAGTACCAGTCATCCAGTTCATTCCAGCGATTACGGTTTTGAACTTTCATACGCAGGTAACGATCATCGTAATAATATTCGTCGTAACGGTATTCACGATCGTTATCGTCTTCTACACGTACATACTCATCATGGTCCACAGGGCGGGCCGGTGAGTAATAAACATCATCGGGAGTTTGACCGGTTTTGTAAGCGGTGGTACAGCTGCTAAAAGCAACTGTTGCTAATGCCAGAAGTAAAATTGATGATTTCATGGCAACTGGGTTTAAGTTTTATAAATTGAAGTTACTACTTTTGCGCAACAATTAAAGATGCGCTTTCTAACAGGCACAAAGATGTTGCCATCGGTTAAAAAATTGCGTCTCAGGCTGTTAAAGTATATCTAAAGATAGATTAGTATTTAAACGAGAGTGAGGTTACTATGTTGCCGGCTATGGTTCCCTGGTTGAGCTTTTGTTGCGACGCTCCGTTCATCTTTAGGTAACTCTGATCAGCAAATCATAATTCAAAAATTCCATCAAGGAGATGGACAAACAAAATGGCAAAAGAGATTACTTCCCGGGCCCAGGATTATTCCCAATGGTATAATGACCTTGTTCTGAAAGGCGGACTCGCAGATTATTCAGCAGTTCGTGGTTGTATGGTAATAAAACCTTACGGCTATGCACTCTGGGAAAATATGAGAGATGTTTTGGATAAAATGTTCAAAGACACAGGACATGTAAATGCGTATTTCCCACTGTTCGTGCCTAAAAGTTTTTTGGAAAAAGAAGAAGGCCATGCCGAAGGATTTGCAAAGGAATGTGCTATCGTTACACACTATCGTTTGAAGAGCGATCCAAATTCGAAAGGAAAACTTATGGTTGATCCTGATGCAAAGCTTGAGGAGGAATTAATCATTCGTCCAACGAGTGAAGCAATCATCTGGAATTCTTATAAAGATTGGATACAAAGCTATCGTGACCTCCCGTTACTGATAAACCAATGGGCCAATGTGGTGCGTTGGGAAATGCGTACCCGGTTATTCCTTCGTACAGCTGAGTTTTTATGGCAGGAGGGACATACAGCACATGCAACTGCAGAAGAAGCAATAGTTGAAGCAAAGAAAATGCTGGATGTCTATGCTACGTTTGTTGAAGAATATATGGCTTTACCGGTTATCAAAGGTGTGAAAACGGCAAGTGAAAGATTTGCAGGAGCTATCGATACTTATTGTATCGAGGCATTGATGCAGGATGGAAAAGCCCTGCAAGCCGGCACATCACATTTTCTTGGACAAAACTTTGCAAAAGCATTTGATGTTAAGTTCTCCAATAAAGAGAACCAACTTGAATATGTATGGGCTACAAGCTGGGGAGTAAGTACAAGGTTAGTCGGTGCTTTGGTAATGGCACATAGTGATGATGATGGGTTAATTCTTCCTCCGAAGATTGCTCCATGGCAGGTAGTGATTGTACCGATATACAAAGGCGAAGAACAAAAAGCATTGATTGATTCCAAAGTACTGCCATTGATTGACCAATTAAAATCTTTAGGCATCCGGGTGAAGTATGATGATAATGATAATGCAAGACCGGGTTGGAAATTTGCTGAGTATGAAATGAAAGGAGTGCCAGTTCGTTTGGCAATCGGTGCAAGGGATCTGGAGAATAATGTAGTGGAAGTAGCAAGACGTGATACGAAAGAAAAGAAATCTGTTTCATTAGATGGTATAGCTAATTCTGTAAAGAACCTGCTGGATGAAATACAACAGGCTATGTATAATAAAGCATTGGCACACCGTGCTGAACATATTACGAATGTTGACAGCTGGAGTGAGTTTGAAAAACTGCTGGATGATAAAGGTGGTTTTCTTGCTGCACACTGGGACGGCACTGCTGAAACTGAAGCGGAGATAAAAGAAAAGACAAAGGCAACCATTCGCTGCATTCCTTTGAACAACGCATCTGAAGAAGGCAAATGTATTCTGACAGGTAAACCTTCAACGCAAAGAGTGTTGTTTGCAAGAGCTTACTAAATCTTTTCAATGGATAATGAAAGTAAAGATGAGTTGTTTAGTGTTAAACTAAACAACGATGGTGGAGGACATATTAAATTTGCCCGTGTACTTCGCAACTATTATTTTTATAGAAACCAAAACCGTTTATTATGGAAGAAAATCAACAATCAATTTTCGGATTAAGTATTGACGATACTAACCGTGCTCATTTGTCTGAGGCTGCCAAATGGGGCCGCTTTCTCGCTATTGTAGGATTTGTTGTTTGCGTATTAATTATTTTAGCAGGGCTTTACCTTGCTTTTTCTGTTAGCGCTATGCAAAGCCAGCTCTCTGATCTTCCCTCTCAATACCGCAGCAAGTCATTTACCTCTGGTCTTAGCACAGGAATGGCCATTCTTTATATGTTTATGGCAATTGTTTACTTTTTCCCTTGCTTGTTCTTATTCCGCTTTTCCAATGCTATGAAGCTTGCATTAGCAGGAAATGACTCGGGACAACTGACGGAGAGTTTCAAAAATCTGAAGGTAATGTTCCGCTATGTGGGTATTATTACAATCATTCTACTCAGTATTTATCTTCTGGCATTTGTGCTAGGGGTATTAACAGCTTCGACCATGTGATTATAAATTTTCTAAAAGCTAAATGCTCCTTTAATTGGGGCATTTTTATTTTGTGCTTAAATAATTGTAATCTTTCAATGCAGTTTCCAGGAAATCAAAAGGTGAAAGTGCCGTTTTGATATTGAGATGGTTCTTTATTTTATCGGCAGCATTAGCGGCCAAATTAAAATCGCCTTTCTTACGGGAAGTGTCCAGTATACTTTTAATAGCGTTAATATCCTTATCACCCAGCTTCATAATTTCAGGGAAAACAGGAATGTAACTATCGGCTACTTCCTGGAAAACGGTGTCTTCAATATCTGCCTTTGTATTAATTCTTATCACAATTGTTCTTGCAAGTATATCACCGATACGTTGCCCTTTTTTTGAAGAAACGATAAGAATAATATCGGTGATAAGAAATGCCAACGCAGCAAGGATGATAAAGGCTGATTGAGCATTCCCGAACCAGAAAGGGCTGGTAACGAGTGTAGCGATAATAAAAATGATCCACACATCAGAAATGCGAAGCAGCCAACGTATGAGATACTGACTGATGCCGGGCCGGCCACCGTTTTCATCCACTACCCGCAACCGCATGATGCGTTTGCCGATACTTTGTCCGTTCATGGTTATTTCAAACACAACATGATAAAGAAGGATCGGTAAAAATAAAAGGATGCTAAGAGCAATTATATTGAAGTTTGATCCCTCATCAAAAAAATCACCACTGCTAACAATAGATTCAAGAATTTTCAGGGCAATACGGAAATAGAAAAACTCGATCAGTACATCTATCAACAGGGCAAATAACCGGCGGTAGAACTCGGGTATTTCAAATTCAAGGTCAATGTTAAAATTAGTAGGTATTTTCAGTACCGCCATTGAAGTTTATTTCTGCCGGTAAATTAAGATTTTATTTTTCAAATCACTCAGCCTGTGTTTATAAAAATATTATTTTACACCGCAGCAGCTGTTGTAATATGCGTGAAGCACTTTTTATAAAAAAAAATAAAGACCGCTGGGTTAAAAACCAGCAAATGCCACCCGACGACCCGGATGAAATGGCAAAAGAATTTACCCAATTGGTAGATGATCTTGCGTATGCCAAAACATTTTATCCATCCGGTAAAGTGACAAAATACATTAATACCGAAGCTTCAAAAATTTATCTTAGTATTTATAAGAACCGGAAAGAAGAATCTAACCGGATCGCCACATTCTGGAAAAAAGACCTGCCACTTGTTATCCGCAAGCATCATGGAGTTATACTTTTTACGTTTGCGATCTTCCTTATTTTTTTTATTATCGGCTATTTTACTTCAAAGCAGGATGAGGAACTGGTGAGAAATATGTTTGGCGATAATTATGTAAATGAAACTGTCAGCAATATTGAAAAAGGAAATCCATTTGGTATTTATGAAGGCGGTAATCCATTTTCCATGTGGCTTTATATCATGGTTAATAATATTCGTGTAATGCTGCTGGGTTATACTTCAGGTTTATTCTGTGGCGTGCCAACCACTATTATTCTTGCAAACAATGCAGGAATGGTAGGTGTGTTTGACCAGATGTTTGCGGCACAAGGATTAGGCATTAATTTCTGGATCGTTGTTTTCGTTCATGGAACATTGGAAATAACAGCATTGATAATCGGCGCTGCGGCAGGGATCATTCTGGGCAAGAGTTTTTTATTTCCCGGTACTATCCGCCGTTGGGATGCATTTAAGAATGGTGCTAAAGACAGTATAAAAATAATTGTTGGCTTGCTGCCGGTGCTGGCACTTGCTGCTTTTTTTGAAAGTTTTATCACAAGGCTTTATAATGATATATCTGTTTTTACTACACTGGTATTCGGATTATCAGTGCTGTTTGTTATCTGGTATTTCATTCTCTATCCTATCAGGGTACAAAAAAAATTATCGGTGAAATTAAACGAGGAGGAGGTATAGTGCTGCTGCTAAAATATCCGCAATACACAAAGAGGATCAAAGTTTGCCTGTTGCTGCTTTTATTGGGAGCAATAGTAATTCCATCTTATGCGCAATCTCAAGATGATACAACTGTCACGAATACAGAAGTAATTATAGGAGATCCCAACCAGGATTCTGCAGAAAATTTACTGGATGAATATGCGCCAGATGAGGAATCACAAGAGGGTAAGCAAAAGTTTGAAAAAAAGAGTGCATTTGATTTTTTAACTGACAGTTTGGTAAAAAGAAAGATTCCTGAAAATGAAATAAAAAAAATACAGCAAGACGAAGATTTCTGGTATGCTAATCAAATTTTCAAAAAGGGAAAAGATAACGAGGAAGAGGATGTAGAAGTCTCCTGGATGCAGGCAGGCTGGTTTAAAACCTTATTGTGGCTTGTAATTATAGGTGGTTTTGCTGTTGCTATTATAATGTTTCTTTCAGGCAGTAATATTCGCTTGTTCCGGAAAAAAATAAATGTCTTCGCGGATGAAAAACAGGATGAAGAAACGGAAGATATTTTTGAAATAAACTATCGGGACAGGATTGATAAAGCAGTACGGGAAGGTAATTACAGGTTGGCCGTACGATTGATGTTCTTACAAATGCTGAAAACAATGTCAGGTAGAAATATCATTCAGTATAAGCAGGATCGTACCAATTTTGATTACCTGCTTCAGCTTCGTAATACAAAGCATTATCATGATTTTTTCAAACTCACCAGAGACTATGAATACACATGGTATGGCAATTTTCCTGTGAATGA
This genomic interval from Bacteroidota bacterium contains the following:
- a CDS encoding aromatic hydrocarbon degradation protein — its product is MKRFFITAFIASATGAMAQEPADALRYSWSIQSGTARQQAVGGAMGSLGGDISANYVNPAGLGFYKTGDLVITPGYNFGNTKSTFMGRTEEKQKKNSFGMGTSGVVFGSGNSNKKGQRSSVFSLAVNRTANFGSNVLYFGQNNQSSYSQKFLEQIQNDGVKDANVVATNYEYGASLAFNTYWIDTIAGGTSGNYQFQTRSPIGTGLLQRQELINKGGLTELTMALAANWNDKIYAGGSIGVVFTNYERKSIFDEADATANPNNKFDYATFTENFSQNGAGIVFRGGVIYKPVEYFRLGLALHSPSLLTITDKYNSDVITNTESYQGEYSQTSQFLTGNENAIFKYNMVTPYKIIGSLSYVLREIEDVTKQKGFLTADIEYINYKAASFMELEADKNNPAIVNYLDDLNDAIDNAYKGTFNFRAGGELKFTTIMVRLGAAYYGNPYKNLAGEKGSKFQASGGLGYRNKGFFIDLTYIHTFIKDIHTPYRLQSGLTPLASIKGNMGNALLTFGIKI
- a CDS encoding proline--tRNA ligase, with product MAKEITSRAQDYSQWYNDLVLKGGLADYSAVRGCMVIKPYGYALWENMRDVLDKMFKDTGHVNAYFPLFVPKSFLEKEEGHAEGFAKECAIVTHYRLKSDPNSKGKLMVDPDAKLEEELIIRPTSEAIIWNSYKDWIQSYRDLPLLINQWANVVRWEMRTRLFLRTAEFLWQEGHTAHATAEEAIVEAKKMLDVYATFVEEYMALPVIKGVKTASERFAGAIDTYCIEALMQDGKALQAGTSHFLGQNFAKAFDVKFSNKENQLEYVWATSWGVSTRLVGALVMAHSDDDGLILPPKIAPWQVVIVPIYKGEEQKALIDSKVLPLIDQLKSLGIRVKYDDNDNARPGWKFAEYEMKGVPVRLAIGARDLENNVVEVARRDTKEKKSVSLDGIANSVKNLLDEIQQAMYNKALAHRAEHITNVDSWSEFEKLLDDKGGFLAAHWDGTAETEAEIKEKTKATIRCIPLNNASEEGKCILTGKPSTQRVLFARAY
- a CDS encoding RDD family protein — encoded protein: MAVLKIPTNFNIDLEFEIPEFYRRLFALLIDVLIEFFYFRIALKILESIVSSGDFFDEGSNFNIIALSILLFLPILLYHVVFEITMNGQSIGKRIMRLRVVDENGGRPGISQYLIRWLLRISDVWIIFIIATLVTSPFWFGNAQSAFIILAALAFLITDIILIVSSKKGQRIGDILARTIVIRINTKADIEDTVFQEVADSYIPVFPEIMKLGDKDINAIKSILDTSRKKGDFNLAANAADKIKNHLNIKTALSPFDFLETALKDYNYLSTK
- a CDS encoding stage II sporulation protein M yields the protein MREALFIKKNKDRWVKNQQMPPDDPDEMAKEFTQLVDDLAYAKTFYPSGKVTKYINTEASKIYLSIYKNRKEESNRIATFWKKDLPLVIRKHHGVILFTFAIFLIFFIIGYFTSKQDEELVRNMFGDNYVNETVSNIEKGNPFGIYEGGNPFSMWLYIMVNNIRVMLLGYTSGLFCGVPTTIILANNAGMVGVFDQMFAAQGLGINFWIVVFVHGTLEITALIIGAAAGIILGKSFLFPGTIRRWDAFKNGAKDSIKIIVGLLPVLALAAFFESFITRLYNDISVFTTLVFGLSVLFVIWYFILYPIRVQKKLSVKLNEEEV